Proteins encoded in a region of the Longimicrobium sp. genome:
- a CDS encoding TonB-dependent receptor — protein sequence MFLHFALALAVASAPADTVPTGAVRGVVQSDRSGLPVAMAVVEVRNGAAHPAARSITDSTGAYELRGISPGRHTLRVHHLEHTPLAMEVLVPGGGVVTLDLALRYRPLALDTVRARRPGEIRMGDTVAAERQDVAWVDSRALEEGPGLDKALANPPEGSDPPDPGEVFHVRGSAADLKLVLLDGAPVYAPFHMGGLMDAFEPGVLRSARLYLGGAPARFDGGLSYVMDLATRGGNSERHSLAGSVDVVSSRGVLEGPLPRGATYLVSGRVVHGAWMRGLEGDDFPYLYKDGVARVDVPLAGGVLRATGFANQEGATADRDRSFAGWQNVAGSVRYRGGRLGQDGELTVAGGGFTAALRHYGNHVLRQRGLTERARVALDLGRSAGAVRLRYGAAYEYTRLRYEVDEAALGWSPLVRTHTYGGATAVYVDATWQPSARVSLRGGVRGDSYRYSPRTTLSPRGSVTWLVGDRAALTLAAGRYHQYVRTRIFSDGDPPPSFADSVRRNVASELVVASANHVSVGLDQELADGVRLGVEGFYKRFRDVPTLPGKAAYNSGMELWVRRGTGRLTGWIGYTLTWAWSLEDDGLSADDIVGRQVLSAGLATPLGRAAKLSARFQYGSGLSASRILPGSTDRSAFRTESQNALATASEPLLAGSSEEPYLRLDAELSRTWTPLLAGRRTELTPYFRVINALDQREPLFYQPGPDGEDSRTAVGGFPILPVLGVTFRF from the coding sequence GTGTTCCTCCACTTCGCGCTCGCCCTGGCCGTGGCCTCCGCCCCGGCCGACACCGTCCCCACGGGGGCGGTGCGCGGCGTGGTGCAGAGCGACCGCAGCGGGCTTCCGGTGGCGATGGCGGTGGTGGAGGTGCGCAACGGCGCCGCCCACCCCGCCGCCCGTTCCATCACCGACAGCACCGGCGCATACGAGCTCCGCGGCATATCGCCGGGGCGCCACACCCTGCGCGTCCACCACCTGGAGCACACGCCGCTGGCGATGGAGGTGCTCGTCCCCGGCGGCGGCGTGGTGACGCTGGACCTGGCGCTCCGCTACCGCCCCCTGGCGCTGGACACGGTGCGCGCCCGCCGCCCCGGCGAGATCCGCATGGGCGACACGGTGGCGGCGGAGCGGCAGGACGTGGCATGGGTGGACTCGCGCGCGCTGGAGGAGGGACCGGGGCTGGACAAGGCCCTCGCCAACCCGCCCGAGGGGAGCGACCCGCCCGATCCCGGGGAGGTGTTCCACGTCCGCGGCTCCGCGGCGGACCTCAAGCTGGTGCTGCTGGACGGTGCGCCGGTGTACGCCCCCTTCCACATGGGGGGGCTGATGGATGCGTTCGAGCCCGGCGTCCTCCGCTCGGCGCGCCTCTACCTGGGAGGCGCCCCGGCGCGGTTCGACGGCGGGCTCAGCTACGTGATGGACCTCGCCACCCGCGGCGGCAACTCGGAGCGCCACTCGCTGGCCGGGTCGGTGGACGTGGTGAGCTCGCGCGGTGTGCTGGAGGGGCCGCTCCCCCGCGGCGCCACCTACCTCGTCTCTGGCCGCGTGGTGCACGGCGCCTGGATGCGCGGGCTGGAGGGCGACGACTTCCCCTACCTCTACAAGGACGGGGTGGCGCGCGTGGACGTGCCTCTGGCCGGCGGGGTGCTGCGCGCCACCGGCTTCGCCAACCAGGAGGGCGCCACGGCCGACCGCGACCGCAGCTTCGCCGGCTGGCAGAACGTCGCGGGCTCCGTCCGCTACCGCGGCGGCCGCCTGGGGCAGGACGGCGAGCTGACGGTGGCCGGCGGCGGCTTCACGGCGGCGCTGCGGCACTATGGCAACCACGTGCTGCGGCAGCGCGGCCTTACGGAACGCGCGCGCGTGGCGCTGGACCTGGGGCGCTCCGCGGGGGCGGTGCGCCTGCGCTACGGCGCCGCGTACGAGTACACGCGGCTGCGCTACGAGGTGGACGAGGCGGCGCTGGGATGGTCCCCGCTGGTGCGCACCCACACGTACGGCGGGGCGACGGCCGTGTACGTGGACGCCACCTGGCAGCCGAGCGCGCGGGTGAGCCTGCGCGGCGGCGTCCGCGGCGATTCCTACCGCTATTCGCCGCGCACCACGCTGTCGCCGCGCGGGTCCGTCACCTGGCTGGTAGGCGACCGCGCGGCGCTCACGCTGGCGGCCGGGCGCTACCACCAGTACGTGCGCACCCGCATCTTCAGCGACGGCGATCCCCCGCCCTCCTTTGCGGATTCGGTGCGGCGGAACGTGGCCTCGGAGCTGGTGGTGGCGTCGGCCAACCACGTATCCGTGGGGCTGGACCAGGAACTGGCCGACGGGGTGCGGCTTGGGGTGGAGGGCTTCTACAAGCGCTTCCGCGACGTCCCCACCCTTCCCGGCAAGGCGGCGTACAACTCGGGGATGGAGCTGTGGGTACGCCGCGGCACCGGCCGGCTGACGGGGTGGATCGGGTACACGCTGACGTGGGCATGGTCGCTGGAGGACGACGGCCTTTCCGCGGACGACATCGTGGGCCGTCAGGTGCTGAGCGCGGGGCTCGCCACTCCGCTGGGGCGCGCGGCGAAGCTCAGCGCGCGCTTCCAGTACGGCTCCGGCCTTTCCGCCTCCCGCATCCTCCCCGGCAGCACCGACCGCAGCGCATTCCGGACCGAGTCGCAGAATGCCCTCGCCACCGCCTCCGAGCCCCTCCTGGCCGGTTCCAGCGAAGAACCGTACCTGCGCCTGGACGCGGAGCTCTCGCGCACCTGGACGCCGCTGCTGGCGGGGCGCCGCACGGAGCTGACCCCCTATTTCCGCGTGATCAACGCCCTGGATCAGCGCGAGCCCCTCTTTTACCAGCCCGGCCCCGACGGCGAAGACTCGCGCACCGCCGTCGGCGGGTTCCCCATCCTCCCCGTGCTTGGGGTGACGTTCCGGTTCTGA
- a CDS encoding zf-HC2 domain-containing protein: protein MKHLDEGTLQALADGELAGGERRAADAHLAGCGACAAELADLRADHATLGAALARADVAPPTAAAQMSLRRRRAAAQWANEGRRAMLRAAMLLVALGGVAFAAVPGSPLRGWIAGDTPAAPAHAELPALKPKAAPAPAAPAPAAGVSILPDGGAVRVVLNGAAPGLVVHARLTSGELVEVSASGAAAGARFRTAPGRIEVLDAGAGEIRIALPRGADAAVVEVDGRVYVAKEGAELRVTPPGAPSATAPEAEFRVEG, encoded by the coding sequence ATGAAGCACTTGGATGAGGGCACCCTCCAGGCACTCGCCGACGGCGAGCTGGCCGGGGGCGAGCGGCGCGCGGCGGATGCCCACCTGGCCGGCTGCGGCGCGTGCGCCGCGGAGCTGGCGGACCTCCGCGCGGACCACGCCACGCTGGGCGCCGCACTGGCCCGCGCCGACGTGGCGCCCCCCACCGCCGCCGCGCAGATGTCGCTGCGGCGCAGGCGCGCCGCGGCGCAGTGGGCCAACGAGGGGCGGCGGGCGATGCTGCGCGCCGCCATGCTCCTGGTGGCTCTGGGCGGGGTGGCCTTCGCGGCCGTCCCCGGCTCGCCGCTGCGCGGCTGGATCGCGGGCGACACCCCCGCCGCCCCAGCGCACGCCGAGCTCCCCGCGCTGAAGCCGAAGGCCGCTCCGGCGCCCGCCGCGCCCGCGCCTGCGGCCGGCGTTTCCATCCTGCCTGACGGCGGTGCGGTGCGCGTGGTGCTGAACGGCGCCGCGCCGGGCCTGGTGGTCCACGCCCGCCTCACCAGCGGCGAGCTGGTGGAGGTCTCGGCCAGCGGCGCGGCGGCGGGTGCCCGCTTCCGCACGGCGCCGGGCCGCATCGAAGTGCTGGACGCCGGCGCGGGCGAGATCCGCATCGCCCTCCCCCGCGGCGCCGATGCGGCCGTGGTGGAGGTGGACGGCCGCGTGTACGTGGCCAAGGAAGGTGCCGAGCTGCGGGTGACGCCCCCGGGCGCCCCCTCCGCCACCGCCCCGGAGGCCGAGTTCCGCGTGGAAGGCTGA
- a CDS encoding type II toxin-antitoxin system VapC family toxin: protein MIVADSNLVVYLMIEGDQTSTAQAVLKRDPVWAAPLLWRSEFRNVLALFLRQKHLSLADALQYVQEADGLLRGNEYQVESAPVLRLAEQSGCSAYDCEFVHLAKELSLPLVTSDKRMLREFPTVAVSMQDFIA from the coding sequence GTGATCGTCGCCGATTCCAACCTCGTCGTGTACCTCATGATTGAAGGGGATCAGACTTCCACGGCGCAGGCCGTGCTGAAGCGCGATCCCGTGTGGGCGGCTCCTCTGCTCTGGAGGAGCGAGTTCCGGAACGTGCTCGCGCTCTTCCTTCGGCAGAAGCACCTCTCACTCGCGGATGCCCTACAGTACGTGCAGGAAGCCGACGGGCTGCTCCGGGGGAACGAGTACCAGGTTGAGTCCGCTCCGGTGCTCCGCCTTGCGGAACAGTCGGGGTGTAGCGCGTACGACTGTGAGTTCGTCCACCTGGCCAAGGAGTTAAGCTTGCCGCTGGTCACCTCCGACAAGCGCATGCTGCGCGAATTCCCAACGGTTGCAGTCTCGATGCAGGACTTCATCGCTTGA
- a CDS encoding sigma-70 family RNA polymerase sigma factor has product MSAPEAGADYDALFRRVYPSLFRYLHRLTGDTDAADDMAQEAFVRLLGRKLPEDEARLWLFTVATNLFRDRTRMSKRRERILTANPWRPAALPGPDELLERSRAVDGVRRALDQIAPRDRQMLLMREEGFRYDEIAQAAGVAPGSVGTLLARAARRFAAVYERHEEKDDEALG; this is encoded by the coding sequence TTGAGCGCGCCGGAGGCCGGCGCGGACTACGACGCCCTCTTCCGGCGGGTGTATCCGTCGCTCTTCCGCTACCTGCACCGGCTTACGGGTGACACGGACGCGGCGGACGACATGGCCCAGGAGGCGTTCGTGCGCCTGCTGGGCCGCAAGCTTCCCGAGGACGAGGCACGGCTCTGGCTCTTTACCGTGGCCACGAACCTCTTTCGCGACCGCACGCGCATGTCCAAGCGGCGCGAGCGGATCCTGACCGCCAACCCCTGGCGGCCGGCGGCCCTTCCCGGGCCGGACGAGCTGCTGGAGCGCTCGCGCGCGGTGGACGGCGTGCGGCGTGCACTGGACCAGATCGCCCCCCGCGACCGGCAGATGCTGCTGATGCGCGAGGAGGGCTTCCGATACGACGAGATCGCGCAGGCGGCGGGGGTCGCCCCCGGCTCGGTGGGCACCCTGCTCGCCCGGGCAGCGCGGCGCTTCGCGGCGGTATACGAGAGACACGAGGAGAAGGACGATGAAGCACTTGGATGA
- a CDS encoding Arc family DNA-binding protein: MPSLTIKGIPDEVLQRLRQSAEEHRRSLNSEVIYRLERSIGSEPIDPEAFISRVRRLQERTKLPPLTDDMLEEAMNYRRP, translated from the coding sequence GTGCCCAGCTTGACCATCAAAGGGATTCCTGATGAGGTTCTGCAGCGCCTTCGCCAAAGTGCGGAGGAGCACCGCCGCAGCCTCAACAGTGAGGTGATCTATCGGCTGGAGCGCTCGATCGGGAGCGAGCCCATTGATCCTGAAGCTTTCATCAGCCGAGTTCGCCGGCTCCAGGAGCGTACGAAGCTCCCGCCGCTAACGGATGATATGTTGGAGGAAGCGATGAATTACAGGCGCCCGTGA
- a CDS encoding nucleotidyl transferase AbiEii/AbiGii toxin family protein, with amino-acid sequence MLSADPRVVRPLHLHVMRIVAETEAAYGVVGLRLEGGTALAAYHLRHRESEDLDFFGDPQMDARDFGAALRERLMSEGLELRPAGPATQGFARFIVDPDRDSEGDPVRLDLARSSPFLLEPLELSQEGVKVASYRDLCAGKMHAICDRFEPRDFIDLDAIVRHPDGGADPEIALQRVGALIDDVLQIDPGLTPAFVGQALERGMRTPIVSMFPLRLLRPVREEAVQSTLKVVIDECARRVSGRVTRRS; translated from the coding sequence GTGCTGAGCGCCGATCCGAGGGTGGTCCGTCCGCTCCATCTGCACGTCATGCGCATCGTCGCCGAAACGGAGGCGGCCTACGGCGTAGTCGGACTCCGGCTGGAGGGCGGAACCGCGCTCGCCGCGTATCACCTTCGGCACCGCGAGTCCGAGGATCTCGACTTTTTCGGCGATCCGCAGATGGATGCACGGGACTTCGGCGCCGCTCTGCGCGAGCGTCTGATGTCCGAAGGTCTCGAGCTTCGACCCGCCGGGCCGGCGACTCAGGGATTCGCGCGGTTCATCGTGGACCCGGATCGGGATAGTGAGGGCGATCCCGTCCGGCTCGACCTTGCGCGCAGTTCGCCCTTCCTATTAGAGCCGCTGGAACTGAGCCAGGAGGGCGTGAAAGTAGCTTCGTACCGCGATCTCTGCGCAGGGAAGATGCACGCCATCTGTGACCGGTTCGAGCCACGCGACTTCATCGATCTGGACGCCATCGTCCGCCACCCGGACGGTGGGGCGGATCCGGAGATTGCCCTGCAACGAGTCGGTGCATTGATCGACGACGTGCTTCAGATCGATCCGGGGCTGACTCCGGCTTTTGTAGGGCAGGCGCTGGAGCGGGGCATGCGCACTCCGATCGTGTCGATGTTCCCCCTCCGTTTGCTGCGCCCGGTACGCGAAGAGGCGGTACAATCCACACTCAAAGTCGTGATCGATGAGTGTGCACGCCGAGTATCGGGCCGGGTAACCCGACGGAGCTGA
- a CDS encoding carboxypeptidase-like regulatory domain-containing protein yields the protein MRPIPFPRILALLALLVAARPLAAQTVQGELVDAAGKPLPGAMVVLLDAAGKSLGRVLTDESGRFVLRAPSAGSYRLRAERIGYGGTESPPLQLAEGEARSYRLEGGGRAVVLDAVVAQGGRRRCEVRPGEGTAAAAVWNEVRKALDAAAYLQERRALRFRTDEYTRDLEPGSLRVTAEQRKTGSTVGAHPFRSLSAEELSRGGYVQTSEAGTFYHAPDAQSLLSDAFLDGHCFHVQQGTGEAAGLVGLAFEPVGGQRLPDVAGVLWVEPSTRELLRLEYRYTNLDVTVPTEQLGGRVDFDRSPGGGWIVRRWWVRMPALAVDQQVRSAQSSSGVEVSRRARLVGIREVGGEVTAVLGADGAPLRAEPRRGALAGRVADHEGAPLPGARVFLSGTSFEAVADSAGSFRIEGVPAGEYTVSFTHPRLETLGTIPPQQRVTLADGGPPPADVALATPAPPPAVAAAAPRRPANGETPVALPGVTARAAYSHGGFYQRARGSVGTFITRADIARRHATETTELLRSVPALEVTPEGVRLRGRAQQLVTDPGTMKAVLAAPSQESGGDPTSMPDCLPGIVIDGQPHDPAINLNFIPPGEIEGIEVYGRDALAPLQFRQRNSCGLIIVWTRDGAPRRPAGQAPRAAPEPADSTGARRAP from the coding sequence ATGCGTCCCATCCCCTTTCCGCGCATCCTGGCGCTCCTGGCGCTGCTCGTCGCCGCGAGGCCGCTGGCGGCGCAGACGGTGCAGGGCGAGCTGGTGGATGCCGCCGGCAAGCCGCTGCCCGGCGCCATGGTGGTGCTGCTGGATGCGGCCGGCAAGTCGCTCGGCCGGGTGCTGACCGACGAATCCGGGCGCTTCGTGCTGCGCGCGCCCAGCGCGGGGAGCTACCGGCTGCGCGCGGAACGGATCGGCTACGGGGGGACGGAGTCGCCGCCGCTGCAGCTCGCCGAGGGGGAAGCCAGGTCGTACCGGCTGGAGGGCGGCGGGCGCGCGGTGGTGCTGGACGCCGTGGTGGCGCAGGGGGGACGGCGCCGCTGCGAGGTTCGCCCCGGAGAGGGGACCGCGGCGGCGGCGGTGTGGAACGAGGTGCGCAAGGCGCTGGATGCCGCGGCGTATCTGCAGGAGCGGCGGGCGCTTCGGTTCCGTACCGACGAGTACACGCGCGATCTGGAGCCGGGCAGCCTGCGCGTGACGGCCGAGCAGCGGAAGACGGGCTCCACCGTTGGGGCGCACCCCTTCCGCAGCCTCTCCGCCGAGGAGCTGAGCCGCGGCGGTTACGTGCAGACGAGCGAGGCCGGCACCTTTTACCACGCGCCGGACGCGCAGTCCCTTCTCTCCGACGCGTTTCTGGACGGCCACTGCTTCCACGTGCAGCAGGGCACCGGCGAGGCCGCGGGGCTGGTGGGGCTCGCCTTCGAGCCGGTGGGCGGGCAGCGCCTTCCCGACGTGGCCGGGGTGCTGTGGGTGGAGCCCTCCACGCGCGAGCTGCTGCGGCTGGAGTACCGGTACACCAACCTGGACGTCACCGTCCCCACGGAGCAGCTGGGGGGACGGGTGGATTTCGACCGCTCGCCGGGCGGAGGGTGGATCGTGCGCCGCTGGTGGGTGCGGATGCCTGCGCTGGCCGTGGACCAGCAGGTGCGCTCCGCGCAGTCGTCGTCGGGCGTGGAGGTGAGCCGGCGTGCGCGGCTGGTGGGGATTCGCGAGGTGGGCGGCGAGGTGACGGCCGTGCTGGGTGCAGACGGCGCGCCGCTGCGGGCGGAGCCCCGGCGCGGCGCCCTGGCCGGGCGCGTGGCCGACCACGAGGGGGCACCGCTCCCCGGCGCCCGGGTCTTCCTCTCCGGCACCAGCTTCGAGGCGGTCGCCGACTCGGCGGGAAGCTTTCGCATCGAGGGGGTGCCTGCCGGGGAGTACACCGTATCGTTCACCCACCCGCGGCTGGAGACGCTCGGGACCATCCCGCCCCAGCAGCGGGTGACGTTGGCGGACGGGGGCCCGCCGCCCGCCGACGTCGCGCTCGCGACGCCCGCGCCGCCGCCGGCCGTGGCCGCCGCCGCGCCGCGCCGCCCCGCAAACGGCGAGACGCCTGTCGCCCTGCCGGGGGTGACGGCGCGGGCGGCGTACAGCCACGGCGGCTTCTACCAGCGCGCGCGGGGAAGCGTGGGGACGTTCATCACCCGTGCGGACATCGCGCGGAGGCACGCCACCGAGACCACCGAGCTGCTGCGCAGCGTCCCCGCGCTGGAAGTGACGCCCGAAGGGGTGCGGCTGCGTGGCCGCGCCCAGCAGCTCGTCACCGACCCCGGCACCATGAAGGCCGTGCTCGCCGCGCCCTCGCAGGAGTCGGGGGGCGATCCCACGTCTATGCCCGACTGCCTCCCCGGCATCGTCATCGACGGGCAACCGCACGACCCCGCCATCAACCTCAACTTCATCCCCCCGGGGGAGATCGAGGGGATTGAGGTGTACGGCCGCGATGCGCTGGCGCCGCTGCAGTTCCGGCAGCGGAACAGCTGCGGGCTGATCATCGTGTGGACGCGCGACGGCGCGCCCAGGCGCCCCGCGGGACAGGCGCCCCGCGCCGCGCCCGAGCCCGCGGACAGCACCGGCGCCCGCCGCGCACCCTGA
- a CDS encoding ABC transporter ATP-binding protein: MNALAPEAALAIRCRGLHKRFGETVAVRALDLDVRRGECLGLLGPNGAGKTTTIEILEGLQERDGGEVEILGMAWEREPQRIRERLGVQLQESEFPDRATAEEIVRLFRSFYPQGPSVGELIAFVQLEEKRATQVRHLSGGQRQRLSVACALAGDPAILFLDEPTTGLDPQSRRQLWDVCEAFKARGGTILLTTHFMDEAEYLADRIAILDHGETIAEGTPAELIHGLGGAHVIDFATTAPPAEDALRALPGVTRLRRRGDSILLTVDEPHLSLPPLLALVAAEGGQLTALTTHRATLDDVFLSLTGRDLRED; this comes from the coding sequence ATGAATGCACTCGCTCCTGAAGCCGCGCTCGCCATCCGCTGCCGTGGGCTGCACAAGAGGTTCGGCGAAACGGTGGCGGTGAGGGCGCTGGACCTGGACGTGCGCCGGGGGGAGTGCCTGGGGCTGTTGGGGCCGAACGGGGCGGGAAAGACCACCACCATCGAGATCCTGGAAGGGCTGCAGGAGCGGGACGGCGGCGAGGTGGAGATCCTGGGGATGGCGTGGGAGCGCGAGCCGCAGCGCATCCGCGAGCGGCTGGGGGTGCAGCTTCAGGAGAGCGAATTTCCCGACCGCGCCACGGCGGAGGAGATCGTGCGCCTCTTCCGCTCCTTCTATCCGCAAGGGCCGTCGGTCGGCGAGCTGATCGCCTTCGTGCAGCTGGAGGAGAAGCGCGCCACCCAGGTGCGCCACCTCTCCGGCGGGCAGCGGCAGCGCCTGTCGGTGGCGTGCGCGCTCGCCGGTGACCCGGCGATCCTCTTCCTGGACGAGCCCACCACCGGCCTCGATCCGCAGTCGCGCCGGCAATTGTGGGACGTGTGCGAGGCGTTCAAGGCGCGCGGCGGCACCATCCTCCTCACCACGCACTTCATGGACGAGGCGGAGTACCTGGCCGACCGCATCGCCATCCTGGACCACGGCGAAACGATCGCGGAGGGCACCCCGGCCGAGCTGATCCACGGCCTGGGCGGCGCGCACGTCATCGATTTCGCCACTACCGCGCCGCCCGCCGAGGACGCCCTGCGCGCCCTTCCCGGCGTCACCCGCCTCCGCCGCCGCGGCGACTCCATCCTCCTTACCGTAGACGAGCCGCACCTTTCGCTTCCGCCCCTCCTCGCCCTCGTGGCCGCGGAGGGCGGGCAGCTGACGGCCCTCACCACCCATCGCGCTACCCTGGACGACGTGTTCCTTTCCCTAACGGGCCGCGACCTGCGCGAGGACTGA
- a CDS encoding ABC transporter permease has product MRELMLARIRSFLREPEALFWTFVFPILMAVGLGVAFREQPVQRAAVGVERGSAAERFLPALRDAREVEVRLLDPAQAERALRRGEVAVVLAGKDAVVFRYDPGREESRVARLLADDALQRGAGAPRPVATRDDGVRMPGGRYIDWVIPGLIGLNLMSTGMWGLGFGLVQMRQKKQLKRLVSTPMRRGDFLVAQMAARLCFLLLEVPPLVIFAWLAFGVRPQGSVVLLSALVFLGALTFAGIGLLAASRARTIEGVSGVLNVVMLPMFVLSGVFFSASRYPAALQPIIQALPLTALNDALRAVYNEGQGMAAVAPEAAIMLAWTAGAFLLALKTFRWQ; this is encoded by the coding sequence ATGCGCGAGCTGATGCTTGCGCGCATACGCTCGTTCCTGCGCGAGCCGGAGGCGCTGTTCTGGACCTTCGTGTTCCCGATCCTGATGGCGGTGGGGCTGGGGGTCGCGTTCCGCGAGCAGCCGGTGCAGCGGGCCGCCGTGGGGGTGGAGCGGGGGAGCGCGGCGGAGCGCTTCCTGCCGGCGTTGCGGGACGCGCGGGAGGTGGAGGTGCGGCTGCTGGATCCCGCGCAGGCCGAGCGCGCGCTGCGGCGCGGCGAGGTGGCGGTGGTGCTCGCGGGCAAGGACGCGGTCGTCTTCCGCTACGATCCGGGGCGCGAGGAGAGCCGCGTCGCCCGCCTGCTGGCCGACGACGCGCTGCAGCGGGGTGCCGGCGCGCCGCGGCCCGTCGCCACGCGCGACGACGGGGTGCGGATGCCGGGCGGGCGGTACATCGACTGGGTGATCCCCGGGCTGATCGGGCTGAACCTGATGAGCACGGGGATGTGGGGGCTGGGCTTCGGGCTGGTGCAGATGAGGCAGAAGAAGCAGCTCAAGCGCCTCGTCTCCACCCCAATGCGCCGGGGCGACTTCCTCGTGGCGCAGATGGCGGCGCGGCTCTGCTTTCTCCTCCTCGAAGTGCCGCCGCTGGTGATCTTTGCCTGGCTGGCTTTCGGGGTGAGGCCGCAGGGGTCGGTCGTCCTGCTCTCGGCGCTGGTCTTCCTGGGGGCGCTCACCTTTGCGGGGATCGGGCTGCTGGCGGCGTCGCGGGCGCGCACCATCGAAGGGGTGAGCGGGGTGCTGAACGTGGTGATGCTCCCCATGTTCGTGCTCTCGGGTGTATTCTTCTCGGCGTCGCGCTACCCGGCGGCGCTGCAGCCCATCATCCAGGCGCTTCCGCTCACTGCCCTCAACGACGCGCTGCGCGCCGTCTACAACGAGGGGCAGGGGATGGCGGCCGTGGCGCCCGAGGCCGCGATCATGCTGGCGTGGACGGCCGGCGCCTTTCTCCTGGCGCTGAAGACGTTTCGCTGGCAATAG